A region of Cardinium endosymbiont of Sogatella furcifera DNA encodes the following proteins:
- the lysS gene encoding lysine--tRNA ligase, with protein MQELNEQAIIRTQKKAQLEAMGINPYPSFVHPINAKAATILAHYKETDKAKYSHVVLAGRIMGRRIIGAASFVELQDASGRIQLYVQRDTICPGEDKSHYNTFFKKLLDIGDIIEVQGFVFTTQVGAIALHVTHLRLLTKALTPLPIVKEVTTQEGTTVHDAFTDPEQRYRQRYVDLIVNPEVRKVFEQRAKLIHTMKASLHRQGYLEVETPILQPIYGGASARPFTTHHHTLDMRLYLRISNELYLKRLIIGGYEGVYEFAKDFRNEGMSRFHNPEFTQVELYVAYKDYLWMMDYVEELVEEVALALHGTTKISFGSHLINFKRPWKRFTMFEAIHHFTGYDVSNMDEAALRTVAHQFGIHIADNLAKGKIIDEIFGEKCEPYLIQPTIITDYPVEMSPLAKRHRDNPALTERFEVICAGKEICNAFSELNDPIDQQQRLEEQRTLGERGDEEAMVVDHDFLKALRYGMPPTVGIGIGIDRLTMIMTNSNSIQDVLFFPQMRPEHP; from the coding sequence ATGCAGGAGCTGAATGAACAAGCCATTATTCGGACGCAGAAAAAAGCCCAACTAGAAGCCATGGGAATCAATCCCTATCCATCCTTTGTCCATCCCATCAATGCCAAAGCAGCCACTATTCTTGCCCATTACAAAGAAACAGATAAAGCAAAATATAGCCATGTAGTACTAGCAGGCCGCATTATGGGTCGCAGAATTATAGGTGCAGCCTCTTTTGTAGAACTACAGGATGCAAGTGGACGGATCCAACTCTATGTCCAACGAGATACCATTTGCCCTGGGGAGGATAAAAGCCACTATAATACTTTTTTTAAGAAGCTACTAGATATAGGTGACATCATTGAAGTACAAGGCTTTGTATTTACCACGCAAGTAGGTGCGATAGCTCTCCACGTCACGCATCTTCGGTTGCTTACCAAAGCCTTAACGCCCCTACCGATTGTCAAAGAAGTAACCACCCAAGAAGGTACAACCGTGCATGATGCTTTTACCGATCCAGAACAACGGTATCGTCAAAGATATGTTGATTTAATTGTAAATCCAGAGGTACGCAAAGTATTTGAGCAACGGGCCAAGTTGATTCATACGATGAAAGCTTCTTTGCACCGTCAAGGTTATCTAGAAGTGGAGACCCCTATCTTGCAACCCATTTATGGAGGCGCCTCTGCACGTCCTTTTACTACCCACCACCATACCCTAGATATGCGCTTATATCTACGTATTTCCAATGAACTGTATTTAAAACGGTTAATTATTGGTGGTTATGAAGGGGTCTATGAATTCGCCAAAGATTTCAGAAACGAAGGGATGTCCCGTTTTCACAATCCAGAATTTACGCAAGTAGAGCTTTATGTTGCCTACAAAGACTACCTTTGGATGATGGACTATGTAGAAGAATTGGTAGAAGAGGTTGCACTTGCCCTACATGGTACCACAAAAATATCATTTGGCTCCCATCTGATTAACTTTAAACGGCCATGGAAACGCTTTACGATGTTTGAAGCGATTCATCATTTTACCGGATATGATGTAAGCAATATGGATGAGGCCGCATTACGCACCGTAGCCCATCAATTTGGTATCCATATCGCAGACAACTTAGCCAAAGGTAAAATTATAGATGAAATCTTTGGGGAAAAGTGTGAACCTTATCTGATTCAACCAACCATTATAACCGACTATCCAGTTGAAATGTCTCCCTTGGCCAAACGCCACCGGGACAACCCAGCGTTAACAGAACGGTTTGAGGTGATATGTGCAGGTAAAGAGATCTGCAATGCATTCTCCGAATTAAATGACCCCATCGATCAACAGCAAAGGCTAGAGGAACAGCGCACGTTAGGCGAACGGGGCGATGAAGAAGCGATGGTCGTAGACCATGATTTTTTAAAGGCCTTACGCTATGGCATGCCACCAACAGTAGGTATTGGCATAGGTATAGATCGCCTAACGATGATCATGACCAACTCAAATTCTATTCAAGATGTACTATTTTTCCCACAAATGCGTCCTGAACATCCATAA
- a CDS encoding OstA-like protein: protein MLKKNIYSILYLLACPLCVLADAVTYKADRLEGELVNDKPCKKLEGNVVFTFDANGIVLTADKAYKYDEEDRIEAQGNVQIVDQEGNVIKSAALIYYPTKKQAVFENNVSYTSKKATFYTPKLTYNVEKKQGEFLQGGKLVQDQMVLTSSKGFYDGANHQVTFLDQVVLVDPNYRLHCDQLNYHTESETAYFQGATKIIHEDGVLTTLKGGHYLLPRKQLAFDQGTLITQDIILTADRLTILDGKDCAATGHVLLRAQKHDATIVGEKARYLAKEKKGEITGHPLLTKVVNDQTIYLRADTFVVLEKSIPDQPPEQEIHALHRVRLYQEEVQGVADGAVYNSRKNTIHLHNKPIIWCSNYQITGEEVYLVIEEGKEVKLFVDKNLFMVSADSMGHYNQVKGHKMVASFKEGAIEKMSIIGNSESLYFALGGKDELMGMNHIKCDRMEITMSANTLVQMICKPKPSGLFYPAEKLEGAQMKLDGFVWHGEKWPTKENILEKAPKKAINKSG from the coding sequence TTGTTAAAAAAAAATATTTATTCTATTCTATATCTATTGGCTTGCCCCCTTTGTGTTTTGGCTGATGCGGTGACCTATAAAGCCGATCGATTGGAAGGGGAGCTCGTCAACGATAAGCCTTGCAAAAAGTTAGAGGGCAATGTGGTCTTTACCTTTGATGCCAACGGTATTGTGTTGACTGCAGATAAGGCCTATAAGTATGATGAAGAGGATCGGATAGAAGCGCAGGGCAATGTTCAGATTGTGGATCAAGAAGGCAACGTCATTAAGAGTGCGGCGCTGATCTATTATCCAACGAAAAAACAGGCTGTTTTTGAAAATAATGTAAGTTATACCTCTAAAAAAGCCACCTTTTATACCCCTAAGCTCACCTACAATGTAGAAAAAAAACAGGGTGAATTTTTGCAAGGGGGCAAGTTGGTACAGGATCAAATGGTTTTAACTAGTAGTAAGGGCTTCTATGATGGTGCTAACCATCAAGTTACTTTTTTAGACCAGGTGGTATTGGTGGATCCCAATTATAGGCTCCATTGTGACCAGTTGAATTACCATACTGAATCAGAAACCGCTTATTTTCAAGGAGCTACTAAAATTATCCATGAGGATGGTGTACTGACCACACTCAAGGGGGGGCACTATCTCTTGCCTAGAAAACAGCTTGCCTTTGACCAAGGGACGCTGATTACCCAAGATATCATCCTTACTGCCGACCGTTTAACCATTTTGGATGGGAAAGATTGTGCGGCTACTGGCCATGTCTTGCTGCGTGCGCAAAAGCATGATGCGACAATAGTAGGTGAAAAGGCGCGTTATCTTGCAAAAGAGAAAAAAGGGGAAATAACTGGCCATCCATTATTAACCAAGGTGGTTAATGATCAAACCATCTATTTACGTGCCGATACCTTTGTTGTTTTAGAAAAAAGCATACCTGATCAGCCACCAGAGCAAGAAATTCATGCCTTACATCGTGTAAGGCTCTACCAAGAAGAGGTACAAGGTGTGGCAGATGGCGCTGTTTATAATAGCCGTAAAAATACCATTCATTTACATAATAAGCCGATTATTTGGTGCAGCAATTACCAAATCACAGGAGAAGAAGTCTATTTGGTTATAGAGGAAGGCAAAGAGGTAAAGCTCTTTGTCGATAAAAATTTATTTATGGTATCCGCAGATTCTATGGGCCATTACAATCAAGTCAAAGGGCATAAGATGGTTGCCTCTTTTAAAGAGGGCGCTATTGAGAAGATGTCGATAATCGGTAATAGTGAGAGCCTCTACTTTGCATTGGGGGGTAAAGATGAGTTGATGGGTATGAACCATATCAAGTGTGATCGTATGGAGATAACTATGTCAGCTAATACATTGGTGCAAATGATATGCAAACCCAAACCTAGTGGCCTCTTTTATCCAGCAGAAAAACTTGAAGGTGCGCAAATGAAACTGGATGGTTTTGTCTGGCATGGTGAAAAATGGCCTACCAAAGAGAATATTTTAGAAAAGGCACCTAAAAAGGCAATAAATAAAAGTGGGTAG
- a CDS encoding outer membrane protein assembly factor BamD, whose amino-acid sequence MKDYIINLSVIYRFRWLFLLPCTLVGPTFCVLAAAPVPIQQDFLVGQKGKIIRFYERKRYAKANEQIELLLPLLKNRLDRAKFECYQAYCNFYEKKYLVSAHQFHWLVKQYPTFQQAEEVLFMYGYSLACEEVPIALDQTFTYKAIDALEHYLAVYPAGAYCHKAAEALQSLRNRLMHKHFRAAALYVRLGYYHAAIVALKNFHETYPDTALKEQVLRLLIKCYEKLGMEAANEDKKKEILFSKSFFVQQLAQHLSDPSSHAAAGNTTF is encoded by the coding sequence ATGAAAGATTATATCATCAATCTATCCGTTATATATAGGTTCAGGTGGCTATTTCTATTGCCTTGCACTTTAGTAGGCCCTACCTTCTGCGTGTTGGCGGCTGCTCCGGTTCCTATACAGCAAGATTTTCTTGTAGGACAAAAGGGTAAAATTATTCGGTTCTATGAGCGCAAACGTTATGCCAAAGCCAATGAGCAAATAGAGCTCCTTTTGCCTTTGTTAAAGAATAGGCTAGATCGTGCAAAATTTGAATGCTATCAGGCGTATTGTAATTTTTATGAAAAAAAATATTTGGTTAGTGCGCATCAATTTCATTGGCTTGTAAAGCAATATCCTACTTTCCAGCAGGCAGAGGAAGTACTTTTTATGTATGGATATAGTTTGGCCTGTGAAGAGGTGCCTATAGCGTTAGACCAAACCTTTACTTATAAGGCGATTGATGCCTTAGAACACTATTTAGCGGTTTATCCAGCGGGTGCTTATTGCCATAAGGCTGCTGAGGCTTTACAAAGTTTACGGAACCGTCTTATGCATAAACATTTTCGGGCTGCTGCACTATATGTTCGTTTGGGCTACTATCATGCAGCCATTGTAGCCCTTAAAAATTTTCATGAAACCTATCCAGATACTGCTTTAAAAGAACAGGTACTGCGACTTTTGATAAAGTGTTATGAAAAGTTGGGTATGGAAGCCGCTAATGAAGACAAAAAGAAAGAAATCCTATTCTCTAAGTCTTTCTTTGTGCAACAATTGGCGCAGCATTTGAGTGATCCATCCTCTCATGCAGCAGCTGGCAATACAACATTTTAA
- a CDS encoding DNA-directed RNA polymerase subunit omega yields the protein MILNKKVYLVPRNIHELIAPTGNIYESTVIITKRAKQIAMHMKDELDRKLEEFMSITEEKDSIDVQRQYEITQHYEKLPKPVLEATTEFLEGAIAFRYIHEEA from the coding sequence ATGATTCTGAATAAAAAAGTATATTTGGTGCCTAGAAACATACATGAATTGATTGCACCTACTGGCAATATTTATGAGAGTACGGTTATCATTACGAAACGTGCCAAGCAAATTGCTATGCATATGAAAGATGAGCTGGATCGTAAGCTGGAGGAATTTATGTCTATTACGGAAGAAAAGGATAGCATAGATGTTCAGCGGCAATATGAGATTACCCAGCATTATGAAAAGCTTCCTAAGCCTGTATTAGAAGCTACTACAGAGTTTTTAGAAGGTGCTATTGCCTTTCGCTATATTCATGAAGAGGCCTAA
- a CDS encoding DUF4292 domain-containing protein: MNPLYTIKRLAVVQFFVAVCYWLPGCGMQQPSNQSFDVTDLLTTFPACFSMQASIDYMGFGPTFRCRVVCCVSYNQRIDFIVKGPFGIEIIHGCIDKKGVTVVDRLRHLVHQWDYQRIAQHYHFICSYPLMQSLLLGTGPIGQGAFSTDLVYSYDDRTRKVISVQLRDTKQGNAFTFLYRYKMVADRTCLSGIKLRFLFKEQTQCYKGRATLYKLHFKQLKRPTIRLRIPTYYRVAYPHL, translated from the coding sequence ATGAACCCATTATATACCATAAAGCGTTTAGCGGTTGTGCAGTTCTTTGTGGCGGTTTGCTATTGGTTGCCTGGGTGTGGTATGCAACAGCCTAGTAACCAATCTTTTGATGTGACCGATCTGCTCACTACTTTTCCTGCATGTTTTTCTATGCAAGCTTCGATCGATTACATGGGTTTTGGTCCTACTTTTCGTTGCCGTGTGGTCTGTTGTGTAAGCTATAATCAGCGCATTGATTTTATTGTAAAAGGTCCTTTTGGTATAGAAATCATACATGGCTGCATCGATAAAAAGGGTGTGACGGTAGTAGATCGGCTGCGTCATCTGGTCCACCAATGGGATTATCAGCGCATAGCGCAACATTATCATTTCATTTGCAGTTATCCATTGATGCAATCATTACTGTTAGGTACAGGCCCTATTGGTCAGGGTGCGTTTTCTACCGATTTGGTTTACAGCTATGATGACCGGACGCGTAAGGTGATATCGGTACAATTACGTGATACAAAACAGGGCAACGCTTTTACGTTTTTATACCGATATAAGATGGTAGCAGATCGTACTTGTTTATCTGGAATTAAACTACGTTTCTTGTTCAAAGAGCAAACACAGTGCTATAAAGGTAGGGCAACCCTATATAAATTACATTTTAAACAGTTAAAGAGGCCAACCATTAGGCTGAGGATACCTACCTATTATCGCGTAGCATACCCACACCTATAA
- a CDS encoding YtxH domain-containing protein — MIKRTENILILCLGFCLGAFVGIFAAPTKGSVARDGMLYNLKSCKKKLQAFMLKLMGNKHAFTNEAKTTGKEVITDVVSAAQQILKELELIATQLEQKTK; from the coding sequence ATGATAAAAAGAACTGAAAATATATTGATCCTTTGTTTAGGGTTTTGCCTAGGTGCTTTTGTGGGCATTTTTGCTGCACCTACCAAAGGGTCAGTAGCTAGGGATGGAATGCTTTACAATTTAAAGTCATGTAAAAAAAAGTTACAAGCTTTTATGCTAAAGCTCATGGGGAATAAGCATGCGTTTACAAATGAAGCAAAAACTACAGGTAAAGAAGTCATTACGGATGTTGTAAGCGCTGCCCAACAAATATTAAAAGAATTAGAGCTGATTGCAACGCAATTAGAACAAAAAACGAAGTAG
- the nusB gene encoding transcription antitermination factor NusB, with protein sequence MEKFLIPRRFVRVKALQNLYAYTIAQKVHQQEAIEQIKKDFTFDSFLDAPDQKDKQAKAQSVAVALFSEAVATTLPMQDFSYPAHKQIEQSVRRRLGYYVAALGKDQTRVQNDFNQSKETLYRSLLYILQLLVAWYKWSKEIKGAQNPLEPAVHLLTHQLAQDPLLEALCNNSNWMDTIAKNSVNWSKDPYQIENWYRQFIQPAIIPKAYRSTPYNSVKLLEYILQAIIFQEGPMNDVFAMADLYWDEHKRIVKKMLIHVVIMHATKDLTAFTRFWHHPKWALEAEFYNRLLTIVMENNTRYEAMIGEATQKWDNDRILLTDKLILKLALAELLECKDIPFKVSINEYIEIAKWYGTTKSGCFINGVLEGILKGVENQ encoded by the coding sequence ATGGAAAAGTTCCTTATTCCTCGGCGTTTTGTTCGCGTAAAAGCGCTACAAAATCTTTATGCATACACCATTGCACAAAAAGTACATCAACAAGAGGCGATAGAACAAATAAAAAAAGATTTTACATTTGATAGCTTTTTAGATGCACCCGACCAAAAGGACAAACAAGCCAAAGCACAAAGCGTAGCCGTGGCGCTTTTCTCAGAAGCAGTGGCCACAACGCTACCGATGCAAGATTTTTCTTACCCAGCGCATAAGCAAATTGAACAATCTGTACGCAGGCGGCTTGGCTACTATGTAGCAGCATTAGGCAAAGACCAAACACGGGTACAGAATGACTTTAACCAATCTAAGGAGACGCTCTACAGGAGTCTTTTGTATATTTTGCAGTTATTGGTAGCATGGTACAAATGGTCAAAAGAGATAAAAGGAGCACAAAACCCATTAGAACCAGCAGTACATTTACTTACCCATCAGCTGGCACAAGATCCTTTATTAGAAGCGTTGTGTAACAACAGCAACTGGATGGATACTATTGCTAAAAATAGTGTCAACTGGTCTAAAGATCCCTACCAAATAGAAAATTGGTATAGACAATTCATCCAACCTGCAATAATCCCTAAAGCTTATAGATCAACGCCATATAATAGTGTAAAGCTTTTGGAATACATCCTGCAAGCTATTATATTCCAAGAGGGTCCCATGAATGATGTTTTCGCTATGGCAGATCTCTATTGGGACGAGCACAAACGCATAGTAAAAAAAATGCTCATCCATGTTGTGATCATGCACGCTACAAAAGATTTGACTGCATTTACCCGCTTTTGGCATCATCCAAAATGGGCACTAGAAGCCGAATTTTATAACCGCTTACTGACGATAGTCATGGAAAACAACACGCGCTATGAAGCTATGATTGGTGAAGCGACTCAAAAATGGGATAATGACCGTATCCTCTTAACCGATAAGTTGATACTCAAATTGGCCTTGGCAGAATTGCTTGAATGTAAGGATATACCATTTAAAGTATCTATAAATGAGTACATTGAAATAGCAAAATGGTATGGCACTACTAAAAGTGGTTGCTTTATAAATGGTGTACTAGAAGGAATCCTAAAAGGGGTAGAAAATCAATAA
- a CDS encoding Leu/Phe/Val dehydrogenase, translating into MKITEQTFSSYIFSNYPNDTTHFSQKGHEQVVYFQDETTGLQAIVGIHDTTLGPAVGGLRFFEYQDEREALKDVLRLSRGMTYKAAIAGLDFGGGKAVVMKKKGTTLTEALLRKYGTFIERLGGYYITAPDYNTTIEHMVDIAKSTRHVIGLPVALGGNGDPSEHTAYGVYIAMKASAKQAFGTDSLAGKKIGIAGIGKVGYSLAQLLCQEQAIVYVADICTKRLQALTNSCKVEVVATEHLHSWPLDIYAPCALGATLNNTTIPTLSCAAVVGAANNQLADQDRDGNLLLQRGIIYIPDFLANAGGLINAVTELEPSAHHSVKQRTEQLYTICLDVLAKAANSARPTQEIAQEMAIARIQSIKNAQVGR; encoded by the coding sequence ATGAAAATAACAGAGCAAACCTTTTCTAGCTATATTTTTAGCAACTATCCAAATGACACCACCCATTTTTCCCAAAAAGGGCATGAGCAAGTGGTTTATTTTCAAGATGAAACAACGGGTTTGCAAGCGATTGTGGGCATCCATGATACAACATTAGGACCTGCTGTTGGTGGATTGCGTTTTTTTGAATACCAAGATGAACGCGAGGCACTTAAAGACGTACTACGTCTTTCCCGGGGCATGACCTACAAAGCCGCTATAGCTGGGCTAGACTTTGGAGGTGGAAAAGCTGTGGTTATGAAGAAAAAAGGCACCACACTTACAGAAGCTTTGCTGCGCAAATATGGAACTTTTATAGAGCGGTTAGGTGGCTATTACATTACTGCACCAGACTACAATACCACCATAGAACATATGGTAGACATTGCCAAGTCAACCCGGCATGTCATAGGGTTGCCTGTAGCATTAGGAGGAAATGGTGATCCGTCAGAGCATACCGCTTATGGGGTCTATATTGCTATGAAAGCGAGTGCTAAACAAGCATTTGGAACAGATAGCTTAGCGGGTAAAAAAATAGGTATAGCCGGTATAGGTAAAGTGGGTTATAGCTTGGCGCAATTGCTTTGCCAAGAGCAAGCCATTGTTTACGTAGCCGATATTTGCACCAAGCGTCTGCAAGCCCTAACAAATAGCTGTAAGGTAGAAGTAGTAGCAACTGAGCATTTGCACAGCTGGCCGTTAGACATATATGCACCATGTGCTTTAGGTGCTACCTTAAACAATACCACTATTCCTACCCTGAGTTGTGCCGCTGTGGTCGGTGCGGCTAATAATCAACTAGCAGACCAAGACCGAGATGGCAACCTATTGCTGCAAAGGGGCATTATATATATCCCAGATTTTTTAGCCAATGCAGGTGGATTAATCAATGCCGTTACTGAATTAGAACCCAGTGCACATCATTCGGTCAAACAACGCACAGAGCAGCTTTATACCATCTGCCTGGATGTATTAGCGAAAGCTGCAAATAGTGCTCGCCCGACACAGGAAATAGCGCAAGAAATGGCTATAGCACGCATTCAAAGCATAAAAAATGCCCAAGTTGGCCGATAA
- a CDS encoding ankyrin repeat domain-containing protein: MTRYGLHPTKQALQKNLKDLAQLVSKLPIKHNPLCALDQDGRSIVHHCALHNQPERVQLCLSLQFLHGPGINVNQQDKHGNTSLHLAATLGHASVATVLLQDPRIDVHAMDHNGRTALHLAVAYGHVDIVKLLLKDARIAINRIDDFGNSIIHLAAAYGRVAVVDVLLKDPRIDVNAQNYYGYVALHLAAAYGRVAVVKVLLKDARIDVNAQNYYGYVALHLAAAYGHASVIDVLLKDRRINPDAIDQYGRDSFCCALQRGKVPVYERLRNMKSA, translated from the coding sequence TTGACTAGATATGGTCTACATCCCACCAAGCAAGCCCTACAAAAAAACCTAAAGGATCTTGCGCAATTAGTGAGTAAACTACCTATAAAACATAATCCATTATGTGCGTTAGATCAAGATGGTCGTAGCATAGTGCACCATTGCGCTTTGCATAATCAACCAGAGCGGGTTCAATTATGTCTTTCGCTGCAGTTTCTACATGGACCTGGTATTAATGTGAATCAGCAAGACAAGCATGGCAATACGTCGCTTCATTTAGCGGCAACCTTGGGCCATGCATCTGTAGCGACGGTATTGCTCCAAGACCCGCGCATTGATGTGCATGCAATGGATCATAATGGTAGAACGGCGCTTCATTTGGCAGTAGCCTATGGTCATGTAGACATAGTCAAACTATTATTGAAAGATGCAAGAATTGCGATCAATAGAATAGATGATTTTGGCAATTCTATTATTCACTTGGCAGCAGCCTATGGCCGAGTAGCTGTAGTCGATGTATTACTGAAAGATCCACGCATTGATGTGAATGCCCAAAACTATTATGGGTACGTTGCCCTTCACTTGGCAGCAGCCTATGGCCGAGTAGCTGTAGTCAAAGTGTTACTGAAAGATGCACGCATTGATGTGAATGCCCAAAACTATTATGGGTACGTTGCCCTTCATTTGGCAGCGGCTTATGGTCATGCATCTGTAATCGACGTATTACTGAAAGATCGACGTATTAATCCAGATGCAATCGATCAGTATGGCAGAGATTCCTTTTGTTGCGCTTTACAAAGGGGAAAGGTACCTGTATACGAAAGGTTACGGAATATGAAAAGTGCTTGA
- a CDS encoding non-canonical purine NTP pyrophosphatase has protein sequence MQTINFVTSNLLKLQQVHAILGNTAPFKLVHHALELPELQASLDQIAINKCITAAAIIGDTVLVEDTAFSFNSLNGLPGPYIKTFIHQIGLNGLIRILSDFEDKTAIATSTFAYTEGPSQPVKLFTGTMHGKIMRPSSSMPNQTNWQSIFQPEGYDISYAMMEETQKNKISHRYKALMLLVDHLTH, from the coding sequence ATGCAAACCATCAACTTTGTCACCAGTAATCTATTAAAATTACAACAAGTTCATGCCATTTTAGGGAATACTGCTCCTTTTAAGTTGGTGCATCATGCCTTAGAGTTACCGGAACTACAAGCCTCTTTGGATCAGATTGCCATTAACAAATGTATAACTGCCGCTGCTATTATAGGAGATACCGTATTAGTAGAAGACACTGCATTCAGCTTTAATAGTTTAAATGGCCTCCCTGGCCCTTACATTAAAACCTTTATACACCAAATAGGACTCAATGGACTAATACGAATTTTATCAGATTTTGAGGATAAAACTGCAATAGCGACTTCTACTTTTGCCTATACAGAAGGTCCCAGTCAACCTGTAAAGCTATTTACGGGTACCATGCATGGCAAAATTATGCGCCCCAGCAGTTCTATGCCGAACCAAACCAATTGGCAGTCTATTTTTCAACCAGAAGGATACGACATAAGCTATGCCATGATGGAAGAAACGCAAAAAAATAAGATTTCGCATCGCTATAAAGCACTTATGTTACTGGTAGACCACCTGACCCATTAG